One segment of Sandaracinaceae bacterium DNA contains the following:
- a CDS encoding GNAT family N-acetyltransferase produces the protein MSPHSGRRYVMRVATLADRDALADVYLTCRRHTFTWVDPSQYQRTDFIEDTDGERVLVCEFAGQIVGFSGVWLQDSFLHHLFIVEAHQGQGAGLGLLRTTMRDIPGPVRLKCVVQNERALRFYTKLGGVIEATSEDGPEGPHSMPPPPPCDSPRRSLAFPFGPGWAESARRSDRVMRPGASDRFRRGA, from the coding sequence GTGTCCCCGCACTCCGGCCGCCGCTACGTCATGCGGGTGGCCACGCTCGCGGACCGCGACGCGCTGGCCGACGTCTATCTCACATGCCGCCGCCACACCTTCACGTGGGTGGACCCCAGCCAGTACCAGCGCACCGACTTCATCGAGGACACGGACGGCGAGCGTGTGCTGGTCTGTGAGTTCGCCGGACAGATCGTGGGGTTCAGCGGTGTGTGGCTGCAGGACAGCTTCCTGCATCACCTCTTCATCGTGGAAGCCCACCAAGGCCAAGGCGCAGGCCTCGGCCTGCTGCGCACCACCATGCGCGACATCCCTGGCCCCGTGCGCCTCAAGTGCGTGGTGCAGAACGAGCGCGCCCTGCGCTTCTACACGAAGCTCGGCGGCGTGATCGAGGCCACCAGCGAGGACGGTCCGGAAGGGCCGCACTCCATGCCCCCGCCCCCCCCATGCGACTCCCCAAGGAGGTCCCTTGCGTTTCCGTTCGGTCCTGGCTGGGCTGAGTCCGCCCGCAGGAGCGATCGGGTGATGCGGCCGGGAGCCTCCGACCGGTTTCGACGCGGCGCCTGA
- a CDS encoding TROVE domain-containing protein produces the protein MTRYAKYMKHGSTPQSQPASPKQARNAAGGYAFVVSPWTRLERFLILGAEGGTYYASEQKLVLANARGVAACLDEDGVRAVAMIVAISEAGRAPKQSPAIFALAMACAHPHDVTRTAALAALPRVCRTGAQLFEFLTTVQELRGWGRSLRKAVCRWYMAKTPDALAYQVVKYRQRAGFSHRDALRLAGGAVGPRSLEQDAVLRYLTTGTNGFGARAVVRSGKTTHYDAIPIEALPRLVLAFEELQGETDEARAAQLITDHGLTHEMVPTTLHGSPLVWRALLEQMPMTAMLRNLGRLTTLGVLAQGSEGTRLVVSRLHDVTRLAKARVHPLSVLVALNTYRMGHGVRGGKQWKPVPQVVAALESAFDLTFGVIPATGARMLFALDVSGSMGCGQVAGMTGITPRVGSAAMAMATMRAEPNWMVMGFSHELVPLNLHPRMSLEQVIQTVAAVPMGATDCAQPMLWAARTRTKVDAFVVYTDNETWFGKVHPHQALDQYRQQLGIAAKLIVVGMTATKFSIAAPDDPSMLDVVGFDTAAPRVMADFITG, from the coding sequence ATGACCCGCTACGCAAAGTACATGAAGCACGGCAGCACCCCGCAGTCGCAGCCGGCGTCGCCCAAGCAGGCCCGCAACGCGGCCGGCGGGTACGCCTTCGTGGTGTCCCCGTGGACGCGCCTCGAGCGCTTCCTGATCCTCGGTGCCGAGGGCGGGACGTACTACGCCAGTGAGCAGAAGCTGGTGTTGGCGAACGCTCGCGGTGTGGCGGCCTGCCTGGACGAGGACGGCGTGCGCGCAGTGGCGATGATCGTCGCCATCAGCGAGGCGGGTCGCGCTCCGAAGCAGAGCCCGGCCATCTTCGCGCTGGCCATGGCGTGCGCTCACCCGCACGACGTGACGCGCACGGCGGCCCTCGCGGCACTGCCGCGCGTGTGCCGCACGGGCGCTCAGCTCTTCGAGTTCCTCACCACGGTGCAGGAACTGCGAGGCTGGGGTCGTAGCCTCCGCAAGGCGGTGTGCCGCTGGTACATGGCCAAGACGCCCGATGCGCTCGCGTATCAGGTGGTCAAGTACCGGCAGCGCGCGGGCTTCTCGCACCGAGACGCGCTGCGCCTCGCGGGTGGCGCCGTGGGTCCTCGCTCGCTCGAGCAGGACGCGGTGCTGCGCTACCTCACCACGGGCACGAACGGCTTCGGCGCGCGCGCCGTGGTGCGCTCGGGCAAGACCACGCACTACGATGCGATCCCGATCGAGGCGCTGCCGCGCCTCGTGCTGGCCTTCGAGGAGCTCCAGGGGGAGACCGACGAGGCGCGGGCGGCGCAGCTCATCACCGATCACGGGCTCACGCACGAGATGGTGCCCACCACGCTCCACGGCTCGCCGTTGGTGTGGCGCGCGCTGCTCGAGCAGATGCCCATGACGGCGATGCTGCGCAACCTGGGTCGCTTGACCACGCTCGGCGTCTTGGCGCAGGGCTCTGAAGGCACACGGCTGGTCGTGTCCCGTCTTCACGACGTGACGCGCTTGGCGAAGGCGCGCGTGCACCCCCTGTCGGTGCTGGTGGCGCTGAACACGTACCGCATGGGCCACGGGGTCCGCGGTGGAAAGCAGTGGAAGCCCGTGCCCCAGGTGGTGGCTGCGCTCGAGAGCGCGTTCGACCTCACCTTCGGGGTGATCCCCGCTACCGGGGCGCGGATGCTCTTCGCGCTGGACGTGTCCGGCTCGATGGGTTGCGGGCAGGTGGCCGGGATGACCGGCATCACCCCGCGCGTGGGCTCGGCCGCCATGGCCATGGCCACCATGCGGGCAGAACCGAACTGGATGGTGATGGGCTTCTCGCACGAGCTCGTGCCCCTCAACCTGCACCCGCGCATGTCGCTCGAGCAGGTGATCCAAACCGTGGCGGCCGTCCCGATGGGCGCCACGGACTGCGCGCAGCCCATGCTGTGGGCCGCGCGAACCCGCACCAAGGTGGACGCCTTCGTGGTGTACACCGACAACGAGACCTGGTTCGGCAAGGTGCACCCGCACCAAGCGCTGGACCAGTACCGCCAGCAGCTGGGCATCGCGGCGAAGTTGATCGTGGTCGGCATGACCGCGACCAAGTTCAGCATCGCAGCCCCCGACGACCCGAGCATGCTCGACGTGGTGGGGTTCGATACCGCGGCGCCGCGCGTGATGGCGGACTTCATCACGGGGTGA